The DNA segment CATTCGTTTTTTGGTTTTAAAGAAACTGAAATTGCGGAATGCCCCGCCGCGACAAGCCCGAGTTTGTATGCGATCGATCCCATGGAAACGAGTTCCCATCCCGAGGGAATGTGTTTCTCCGAAAACAGTCCTTCCTTGGCCTCGGTTCTTGAAATGAGTATTTTTTTTTCCGGACTGGATTGGCTTAATATTTTTGAGAAATTTTTTGTTTCGATCGAATGACTTTGGGGAATTTCAGAAAACTTTTTATAAACAACACCGGATTGTAGTTCTCCGTAAATGAGTTCGTATGTGACCGGATTGAAGATCACTCCTAAAACCGCCTGCCCCTTTACCGACAAACCGAGACTGATCGCGAATTCCGGATTTTTGCGTACAAATTCCCGAGTTCCATCAATCGGATCCAGGATCCAAGCAGCAGGAAGATCGGAGATATTTTTGTGAATCGCATCCTCTTCGGAAAGAACCGGAATTGCCGTATTCGCCAAAAACTCCCCGATCAAGATCCCGGCTCGGACATCCGCTTCGGTTACAGGATCGTTTTTTCCCTTGTCAGTAACCTTAAAATCAGTATTATAAATTTCTAATACAATTTTGCCCGCTTTCAAAACGGAATCGATCGCGGGCTGAAGATATAAAATCGGATCCAAAAAAGAAAATACTCAGGAAAAAAGAATCATTTTCCCGCAGGAGGAACGGAAGCG comes from the Leptospira sp. WS92.C1 genome and includes:
- a CDS encoding 3'(2'),5'-bisphosphate nucleotidase CysQ, with translation MDPILYLQPAIDSVLKAGKIVLEIYNTDFKVTDKGKNDPVTEADVRAGILIGEFLANTAIPVLSEEDAIHKNISDLPAAWILDPIDGTREFVRKNPEFAISLGLSVKGQAVLGVIFNPVTYELIYGELQSGVVYKKFSEIPQSHSIETKNFSKILSQSSPEKKILISRTEAKEGLFSEKHIPSGWELVSMGSIAYKLGLVAAGHSAISVSLKPKNEWDICAGIALIRASGGSDLEIRSGKPYAFQTKSGRGEGLIAGHTPSLGQIWNVSKSYFQSSLRDWN